The Bradyrhizobium ottawaense genome window below encodes:
- a CDS encoding ABC transporter permease subunit (The N-terminal region of this protein, as described by TIGR01726, is a three transmembrane segment that identifies a subfamily of ABC transporter permease subunits, which specificities that include histidine, arginine, glutamine, glutamate, L-cystine (sic), the opines (in Agrobacterium) octopine and nopaline, etc.) codes for MLSYNWNWSILFQQPQLGWLLEGLRLTIVMAVVSFLLALAIGTLVGTARTARSRAVRGIGFVYTALFRNVPLLIQMFLWFYVFPELLPSNLGRWVKRDWACLSSLMAIDTYGWSSTLE; via the coding sequence ATGCTCTCCTACAATTGGAACTGGAGTATTCTCTTCCAGCAGCCGCAGCTTGGATGGCTGCTGGAAGGTCTGCGTCTCACAATAGTCATGGCGGTGGTGAGCTTCCTCCTAGCGCTTGCGATCGGAACCTTAGTCGGTACAGCCCGCACTGCTCGATCGAGAGCGGTGCGTGGAATAGGCTTCGTCTACACAGCTCTCTTTCGGAACGTGCCATTGCTGATCCAGATGTTCCTGTGGTTCTACGTCTTTCCGGAGCTCCTGCCCTCAAATCTTGGACGCTGGGTGAAGCGGGATTGGGCGTGCTTGTCGTCCCTTATGGCGATCGATACGTACGGTTGGTCATCTACGCTGGAATAG
- a CDS encoding transporter substrate-binding domain-containing protein, whose translation MAVDSDRADAFCSDDAILYTLRQKPARDRLEVVGRPLSFEPYGLMMRRDDSAFRLAVNKTLAELFRSGEITSLYHKWFDQFGIPLSEKLETVLQAQAVPQ comes from the coding sequence TTGGCTGTCGATAGCGATCGCGCCGACGCGTTTTGTTCGGACGACGCGATCCTCTACACTTTGCGACAAAAGCCGGCTCGCGACCGTCTGGAGGTCGTCGGCCGCCCGCTCTCCTTCGAGCCGTACGGGTTAATGATGCGCCGTGACGACTCTGCGTTTCGCTTGGCTGTCAACAAGACGCTGGCCGAGCTCTTTCGCTCGGGAGAGATAACATCTCTCTACCACAAGTGGTTTGACCAATTTGGAATTCCACTGAGCGAGAAGCTCGAGACCGTTTTGCAAGCGCAAGCAGTCCCTCAATAG
- the tnpB gene encoding IS66 family insertion sequence element accessory protein TnpB (TnpB, as the term is used for proteins encoded by IS66 family insertion elements, is considered an accessory protein, since TnpC, encoded by a neighboring gene, is a DDE family transposase.): protein MIPIPSGVRVWIATGHTDMRRGMQSLALAVQESLKRDPHAGDLYIFRGRRGDLVKILWHDGLGMSLYAKRLDRGKFIWPSASDGAVSISAAQMGPETKGPKRENPKHLEFFRRTLGCR from the coding sequence ATGATCCCGATCCCGAGCGGCGTCAGGGTCTGGATCGCCACCGGCCACACCGACATGCGCCGCGGGATGCAAAGCCTGGCGCTTGCGGTCCAGGAGAGCCTGAAGCGCGATCCTCATGCTGGCGATCTCTACATCTTCCGGGGTCGCCGCGGCGATCTGGTCAAGATCCTCTGGCATGACGGGCTGGGCATGTCGCTCTACGCCAAGCGCCTGGATCGCGGCAAGTTCATATGGCCTTCGGCGTCGGACGGCGCAGTATCGATCTCGGCGGCGCAGATGGGTCCAGAAACTAAAGGTCCCAAACGTGAAAATCCTAAACATCTCGAATTTTTCAGAAGGACTCTTGGCTGTCGATAG
- the tnpA gene encoding IS66-like element accessory protein TnpA, whose translation MTDHMPMPKVSRLEVVSTGARRRWTLEEKQRIVTESYGGPRLVSVTARRNGLSTSQLFTWRRLAREGKLSGDAAPVLVPVEMTPAAAPISSGAPQPVSSPPAQRARAGIIEIELGGGCRVRVDRDVDAEALQRVLELLRRR comes from the coding sequence ATGACTGACCATATGCCTATGCCGAAGGTTTCCCGACTTGAAGTCGTCTCGACAGGCGCTCGACGTCGTTGGACATTGGAAGAAAAGCAGCGAATCGTCACCGAGAGCTATGGCGGGCCACGTCTGGTGTCGGTCACGGCACGACGTAACGGGCTGTCGACAAGCCAATTGTTCACGTGGCGCCGGTTGGCGCGGGAAGGCAAGTTGAGCGGGGATGCCGCGCCGGTGCTTGTTCCGGTTGAGATGACGCCTGCGGCGGCTCCGATCTCGAGTGGCGCGCCACAACCGGTGTCTTCACCGCCTGCGCAACGTGCACGGGCCGGCATTATCGAGATCGAGCTTGGGGGCGGCTGTCGCGTGCGCGTTGACCGGGACGTGGACGCGGAGGCGCTGCAGCGGGTTCTTGAGCTTCTGAGACGGCGATGA
- a CDS encoding polysaccharide deacetylase family protein — protein MKRRIKPNSQMADYEVVLTFDDGPRPPNTDKVLAALAQECARATFFLVGRSSAEFPELVRRMAAQGHTVAHHSCRST, from the coding sequence ATGAAGCGTAGAATCAAACCGAACTCGCAGATGGCGGACTATGAAGTCGTCCTCACCTTCGATGACGGACCGCGGCCGCCGAACACGGATAAGGTGTTGGCTGCGCTCGCACAGGAATGCGCGCGAGCCACGTTCTTTCTGGTGGGCCGATCCTCGGCGGAATTTCCCGAGCTCGTGCGGCGTATGGCCGCCCAGGGCCACACCGTAGCGCACCACAGCTGCCGATCGACGTGA
- a CDS encoding recombinase family protein — translation MNKKGVPGPRGGAWNASTIDGSRKRLNGILQYAGRIIWNRQRFIKVPETGKRISRENPREQWMTAEANDLHAHEGNWFL, via the coding sequence TTGAACAAGAAAGGCGTACCCGGGCCACGTGGCGGCGCCTGGAACGCCTCGACCATTGACGGTAGCCGCAAGCGCTTGAACGGCATCCTTCAGTACGCCGGGCGGATCATCTGGAACCGCCAAAGGTTCATAAAGGTCCCGGAGACCGGCAAGCGCATCAGCCGCGAAAACCCGCGCGAGCAGTGGATGACTGCTGAGGCAAACGATCTGCACGCGCATGAAGGAAACTGGTTTCTGTGA
- a CDS encoding recombinase family protein has product MGNTLVVHAKRLPQSQKARRAAQYVRMSTDYQQYSIENQAVVIATYAELHKLTIVHTYRDEGESGLRIENRGGLTELVEDVQSGRADFAHLLVFDVSRWGRFQDVDESAHYEFICRRAGVEVAYCAEQFDNDGSLLASIMKNIKRVMAAEFSRELSAKVFAGSVRLTHRGFKMGGPTAYAFQRRLVDDQCRPKGILTIGQRKSLLTDHVKLIPGAPDQVEIVNWILHEYLRHKSQATIARELNQRGILNSQGRPWLGKAVGDLLRNEAYIGVLTYNRKSRKLGAKVTRNPRELWIRKENAIEPIVHRDAFRRAQKIMGEGRVSIPEEEMLLRLRKVLMKKGKLSKTIINSSPGLPSMSSYVLHFGALRNIYRLIGYNGNQEWFDKYASHQRWAALQLSNAARLRDAFERLGRSATLNASTECLRIDNVVNVVFRVARCRNYENRPLRWTLQYRVRWPKGWVVAVRLDEKNEAIFDYVLMPSAWLTFSRRMFWFSKEVYKGRTINRFDTFEALSRFLIECVGKEKPS; this is encoded by the coding sequence ATGGGGAACACCCTTGTTGTACACGCGAAACGTCTGCCTCAGTCGCAGAAAGCGCGACGGGCGGCGCAGTATGTCCGCATGTCGACGGATTACCAGCAATACTCGATTGAGAATCAGGCAGTGGTCATCGCGACCTACGCCGAACTTCACAAGCTAACCATCGTCCACACCTATCGTGACGAGGGAGAAAGCGGCCTCAGAATCGAAAACCGGGGGGGCCTTACCGAACTGGTTGAAGACGTGCAATCGGGACGCGCTGACTTCGCTCATCTGCTTGTCTTCGACGTGAGCCGATGGGGACGCTTTCAGGACGTTGACGAGAGCGCGCACTACGAGTTCATCTGCCGCAGGGCGGGCGTCGAGGTTGCTTATTGCGCGGAGCAATTCGACAATGACGGAAGCCTTCTCGCCAGCATCATGAAGAATATTAAGAGAGTGATGGCGGCTGAGTTCAGTCGGGAACTCTCCGCCAAAGTTTTCGCAGGGTCAGTCCGGCTGACGCATCGCGGCTTCAAAATGGGCGGCCCTACGGCTTACGCGTTCCAACGACGTCTCGTCGACGATCAATGCAGACCGAAGGGCATTTTAACGATCGGCCAGCGCAAATCTTTGCTTACCGACCATGTCAAGCTCATCCCCGGTGCGCCCGATCAAGTCGAGATCGTGAATTGGATTCTCCACGAATATCTCCGTCACAAATCGCAGGCCACCATTGCCCGAGAGCTCAACCAGCGAGGGATCTTGAATAGCCAGGGAAGACCGTGGCTTGGAAAGGCTGTCGGTGACCTCCTCCGGAACGAAGCTTATATCGGCGTTCTGACCTACAATCGCAAAAGCAGAAAACTTGGCGCCAAGGTGACGCGCAACCCAAGGGAGCTCTGGATCAGAAAAGAGAATGCCATCGAACCTATCGTCCATCGCGACGCATTCCGGCGCGCGCAAAAGATTATGGGTGAGGGGCGCGTCAGCATTCCCGAAGAGGAAATGTTGCTTCGGCTCCGTAAGGTCCTGATGAAGAAAGGCAAGCTTAGTAAGACGATTATCAATTCAAGTCCGGGACTGCCGTCCATGTCATCGTATGTTTTGCACTTCGGCGCGCTGCGGAACATCTACCGTCTTATTGGGTACAACGGCAATCAAGAATGGTTTGACAAATACGCGTCGCACCAACGGTGGGCCGCCCTTCAGCTTAGCAATGCTGCTCGCCTTCGAGACGCCTTCGAGAGACTTGGTCGCAGTGCCACCCTCAATGCTTCGACTGAATGTCTTCGAATCGACAATGTCGTGAATGTCGTCTTTCGGGTCGCGAGATGCCGCAACTATGAAAACCGGCCCTTGCGCTGGACGCTGCAATACCGCGTGAGGTGGCCGAAGGGATGGGTTGTCGCGGTTCGGCTGGACGAGAAGAACGAAGCGATCTTCGACTATGTCTTGATGCCCTCGGCGTGGCTCACCTTCAGTCGTCGCATGTTCTGGTTCTCAAAGGAAGTCTATAAGGGCCGCACCATAAACCGATTTGACACGTTCGAAGCGCTGTCACGCTTCCTCATCGAATGCGTCGGCAAGGAAAAGCCTTCGTGA
- a CDS encoding acetoacetate decarboxylase family protein: MNSSISNRANCSEIKEDAMPDVKGIPLDAPLYHGGKNRGGAFLGCQAINLMFSVGHEANCLLPKELAPAANPAIAIVGVASYRSSTVGPYLECYSGIQVRDPDGETGYYIPYIYVTVNDAALASGREVLGAPKKLAHIRLIREGGLIQGTLERPKGKRLLTLTAQPDERMSSDSRQMYSARTNFYSVRQLPPIIESGKGEVTQLVKWCTDRTLRRDERGEEVLFTGPTSLTYDSPSIIDPVHNLTVGQALLGTYEEYDARLEAIDILSEESNPVNDDRRA; the protein is encoded by the coding sequence ATGAATAGCTCAATCTCCAACCGCGCGAATTGTTCTGAGATCAAGGAGGATGCGATGCCCGACGTCAAAGGCATTCCGCTTGATGCGCCTCTTTACCATGGGGGCAAAAATCGTGGCGGTGCGTTTCTCGGCTGCCAAGCCATAAACCTTATGTTCAGCGTGGGGCACGAGGCGAATTGTTTATTGCCGAAGGAACTAGCACCTGCAGCAAACCCTGCAATCGCCATTGTGGGGGTCGCGAGCTATCGCTCAAGCACTGTCGGGCCATACTTGGAGTGCTATTCAGGAATTCAAGTTCGTGATCCCGACGGCGAGACTGGCTACTACATCCCTTACATTTACGTGACGGTAAATGATGCAGCTCTCGCCTCGGGACGAGAGGTTCTTGGTGCTCCAAAAAAGCTGGCGCACATTAGACTGATCAGAGAAGGCGGTCTAATTCAGGGTACGCTCGAGCGTCCGAAAGGCAAGCGCCTGCTGACCCTTACCGCTCAACCAGACGAGCGCATGAGCTCGGATTCGCGGCAGATGTATTCTGCGCGGACGAATTTCTACTCGGTTCGGCAGCTGCCGCCCATCATTGAGTCCGGGAAGGGAGAGGTCACGCAACTCGTCAAATGGTGTACGGACCGAACGTTGCGACGCGACGAGCGTGGCGAAGAAGTTCTATTTACTGGACCAACCTCCCTAACTTACGACTCCCCCTCGATTATCGATCCCGTGCACAACTTGACAGTTGGCCAAGCCCTGCTCGGCACATACGAGGAGTATGACGCAAGGCTCGAGGCCATTGATATCCTTTCGGAGGAATCAAACCCGGTAAACGATGATCGACGAGCTTGA
- a CDS encoding glucose 1-dehydrogenase, whose amino-acid sequence MGRVSEKVILVTGGAQGMGAAHARLLVAEGAKVVITDILDNEGATFAAELGPSAIYVRQDVAQPGEWCQAIAAAEGKFGAVHGLVNNAGIASMAPIERFPLEQWEKTLAVNLTGVFLGMQTALPAMRRAGGGSIVNISSVEGMRGSPGLHAYVASKFGVRGITKSAALEAAASGVRINSIHPGFINTRMTENIDLSSFPIPLARPAEPQEVSQAVLFLLSDESSYLTGSEIVVDGGLTIGVPQKGQAVENIF is encoded by the coding sequence ATGGGACGTGTGAGCGAAAAAGTCATTTTGGTAACCGGCGGGGCTCAAGGGATGGGGGCCGCTCATGCGCGCCTGCTGGTAGCCGAGGGCGCGAAAGTCGTGATCACCGATATTCTTGACAATGAAGGAGCGACTTTCGCGGCCGAACTTGGCCCATCCGCGATCTATGTGCGTCAAGACGTCGCTCAGCCAGGGGAATGGTGCCAGGCGATTGCGGCTGCGGAGGGCAAGTTCGGCGCGGTGCACGGCCTCGTCAACAATGCAGGCATAGCGAGTATGGCTCCCATCGAGCGGTTCCCGCTCGAGCAGTGGGAGAAGACCCTGGCTGTCAATCTCACCGGTGTATTCTTGGGAATGCAGACTGCCCTACCTGCGATGCGCCGCGCGGGCGGAGGCTCGATCGTCAACATCTCGTCGGTCGAGGGGATGAGGGGTAGTCCTGGGCTTCACGCCTATGTTGCTTCCAAGTTCGGCGTGCGGGGCATAACGAAGTCCGCTGCCTTGGAGGCCGCCGCGTCCGGCGTTCGCATAAACTCTATCCATCCGGGCTTCATCAACACTCGGATGACAGAGAACATCGATCTTTCCAGTTTTCCAATTCCGCTCGCGCGGCCAGCCGAGCCGCAGGAAGTGTCACAGGCAGTCTTGTTCCTGCTTAGCGACGAGTCCTCTTATCTTACCGGCTCCGAAATCGTCGTCGATGGCGGTCTGACGATCGGCGTCCCGCAGAAGGGTCAGGCGGTCGAAAACATCTTCTGA
- a CDS encoding oleate hydratase, producing the protein MYYTSGNYEAFARPRKPAGVDSKTAWFVGSGLAALSGAAFLIRDGQLRGDRITILERQTVPGGALDGCQDPERGFVIRGGREMEDHFECLWDLFRSIPSLELEGASVLDEFYWLNKDDPNYTLRRATVKQGQDAHTDGLFTLSEQAQKELIALFLATRKQMETKRIDEVFGRDFFNSNFWLYWRTMFAFEEWHSALEMKLYLHRFIHHIGGLPDFSTLKFTKYNQYESLVLPLSKWLLAQGVNFRYGVGVTDIDFDIKRGRKQATAIRWLENGIEGSLIIGADDLVFMTIGSLTENSDMGDHHTAARLNEGPAPAWDLWRRIAAKDAAFGRPNVFCGNIPASKWESATITTLDKRIPAYIRKIAKRDPFSGKVVTGGIVTVKDSSWLLSWTTNRQPHFKRQPSDQVVVWVYSLFVDKAGDYVRKPMQDCTGEEITQEWLYHLGVPVASIPELAAGAAKTVPVMMPYVTSFFMPRQAGDRPDVVPKDAVNFAFIGQFAESGERDCIFTTEYSVRTAMEAVYILLKIERGVPEVFNSTYDIRKLLAAMGRLRDGNEIEIPGPAFLRELILKKIEATELGELLNKYHLR; encoded by the coding sequence ATGTATTACACCAGTGGAAATTACGAAGCTTTTGCTCGGCCCCGCAAACCCGCCGGCGTGGATAGCAAGACAGCATGGTTCGTTGGTTCGGGGTTGGCTGCGCTCTCCGGCGCGGCCTTCTTGATCCGCGACGGGCAGTTGCGTGGCGACCGTATCACCATCCTCGAACGACAGACGGTTCCGGGGGGCGCGTTGGACGGTTGTCAGGATCCGGAAAGGGGATTCGTGATTCGAGGTGGTAGAGAGATGGAGGATCATTTCGAGTGTCTCTGGGATCTGTTTCGTTCGATCCCATCGCTCGAACTTGAAGGCGCCAGCGTGCTCGATGAGTTTTACTGGCTGAACAAGGATGATCCGAACTACACACTACGGCGGGCGACGGTGAAGCAGGGGCAGGATGCCCATACCGATGGCCTCTTCACACTGAGCGAACAGGCCCAGAAAGAGCTGATTGCCCTTTTTCTTGCCACTCGTAAGCAGATGGAGACCAAGCGCATCGACGAAGTGTTCGGAAGAGATTTCTTCAACAGCAATTTCTGGCTCTATTGGCGGACCATGTTCGCCTTTGAAGAATGGCATTCAGCCCTCGAGATGAAACTTTATCTGCATCGATTCATCCACCATATCGGCGGCCTGCCGGATTTCAGTACGCTGAAGTTTACCAAATACAATCAATATGAATCGCTCGTTCTGCCGTTATCCAAATGGCTGTTGGCGCAAGGCGTCAACTTTCGCTACGGGGTCGGAGTCACCGATATCGATTTCGACATAAAGCGTGGCCGCAAGCAAGCCACAGCCATCCGCTGGCTGGAGAATGGCATTGAGGGCAGTCTCATTATTGGCGCCGACGATCTTGTTTTCATGACGATCGGGTCGCTGACCGAAAACTCGGACATGGGGGACCATCACACGGCCGCCAGGCTCAACGAAGGACCGGCGCCCGCCTGGGATCTGTGGCGGCGTATTGCGGCCAAAGATGCGGCCTTTGGACGCCCAAATGTCTTTTGCGGCAATATTCCTGCAAGCAAATGGGAATCGGCGACGATCACGACCCTGGACAAACGCATTCCAGCATACATCCGCAAGATCGCCAAACGCGATCCGTTCAGCGGCAAGGTTGTCACAGGAGGCATCGTTACGGTGAAAGATTCGAGCTGGTTGCTCAGTTGGACCACAAATCGCCAGCCGCATTTCAAGCGCCAGCCCAGCGATCAAGTCGTCGTCTGGGTCTATTCGCTATTCGTCGATAAAGCCGGCGACTACGTGAGGAAACCGATGCAAGATTGTACGGGCGAGGAAATCACGCAAGAATGGCTTTATCACCTCGGTGTGCCGGTTGCGAGTATACCGGAACTCGCCGCTGGGGCCGCCAAGACGGTCCCGGTGATGATGCCCTACGTCACTTCCTTCTTCATGCCGCGGCAGGCGGGCGACCGGCCAGATGTTGTGCCGAAAGATGCGGTCAATTTCGCCTTCATCGGCCAGTTCGCGGAGTCGGGTGAACGGGATTGTATCTTCACGACGGAATACTCCGTTCGGACCGCGATGGAAGCCGTGTATATCCTCCTCAAGATTGAACGTGGCGTGCCCGAGGTATTCAACTCGACCTATGATATTCGCAAGCTGCTTGCAGCAATGGGTAGACTGCGCGACGGCAATGAAATTGAGATCCCGGGACCTGCGTTCCTGCGCGAGCTCATTCTAAAAAAGATTGAAGCGACTGAGCTTGGCGAACTACTCAATAAATATCACCTGAGGTGA
- a CDS encoding IS630-like element ISBj5 family transposase — MANAGVKGRPIAPLVLSSQERAYLERQVRRHRVARSLSERCRAILRCAVGLPSKSVAAELGIHEHTVGKWRRRFLKDRCDGLLDEARPGRPRTIDDDQVAEVIERTLRTTPPDATHWSIRSMAADTGFSHTTIRRMWTAFGLQPHRSQTFKLSSDPLFVDKVRDIVGLYLSPPNRAVVLSVDEKSQIQALDREQPVLPMMPGVPERRTHSYVRHGTTTLFAALDVASGFVIGKCYKRHRALEFLKFLKEIDAQIPEGLAVHIVMDNYATHKTPKIKAWLARRPHYHVHFTPTSASWINQIERWFAELTRKQIRRGVHTSVRQLEADIRTFIELHNNNPKPFKWTKSADQILASVKRFCHKAQQTLCGEL; from the coding sequence GTGGCGAATGCAGGTGTGAAAGGCCGGCCGATCGCGCCGTTGGTGCTGAGTTCGCAGGAGCGGGCGTACTTGGAGAGGCAAGTTCGTCGTCATCGTGTAGCCCGATCGCTATCTGAGCGATGCCGCGCGATCCTGCGGTGTGCAGTTGGTCTGCCAAGCAAGTCTGTGGCTGCCGAACTTGGCATCCATGAACACACCGTCGGCAAGTGGCGCCGCCGATTCTTGAAGGATCGTTGTGATGGCCTGCTTGACGAAGCCCGCCCGGGCCGCCCTCGAACCATCGACGATGATCAGGTTGCCGAGGTAATCGAGCGGACATTGCGTACGACGCCGCCCGACGCAACGCACTGGTCGATCCGCTCGATGGCTGCGGATACTGGCTTTTCTCACACCACGATCCGCCGAATGTGGACGGCGTTCGGCTTGCAGCCGCACCGCAGCCAGACATTTAAACTATCGAGCGATCCGCTATTCGTCGATAAGGTGCGCGATATTGTCGGGCTTTATCTGTCGCCGCCTAACCGAGCCGTTGTCCTCAGTGTCGATGAGAAAAGCCAGATCCAGGCACTCGATCGCGAGCAGCCGGTCTTGCCGATGATGCCTGGGGTGCCGGAACGTCGCACGCATAGCTATGTGCGGCATGGTACGACCACGCTGTTTGCCGCGCTCGATGTCGCTTCCGGCTTCGTCATTGGCAAATGCTACAAGCGCCATCGGGCGCTCGAGTTCTTGAAGTTTCTCAAAGAGATCGACGCTCAAATCCCTGAGGGGCTCGCTGTCCATATCGTCATGGACAACTACGCTACCCACAAGACCCCCAAGATTAAAGCGTGGCTCGCTCGCCGGCCGCACTATCATGTCCACTTCACGCCGACTTCCGCGTCGTGGATCAATCAGATCGAGCGCTGGTTCGCTGAACTCACCAGAAAGCAGATCCGGCGAGGTGTTCACACCTCCGTCAGGCAGCTCGAAGCCGACATCCGTACCTTCATCGAATTGCACAACAACAACCCGAAGCCCTTCAAATGGACCAAGTCCGCAGACCAGATCTTGGCTTCCGTCAAACGCTTTTGCCACAAAGCCCAGCAGACTCTATGTGGCGAACTTTAG
- a CDS encoding c-type cytochrome — MSTVTSAIRRLWWRRFLVLLAIIVVIALIAVMTSSQLGATIEALTPPGLPEPVSASEQVSLDQGWNAEDADRFHHKAQGTQTLPIPLSWFLALEAPLNSPFAIPFFKRERFSDNRYLLRFGFIESAESENNEYGLPIGFAYSPFQSIRGLSRKETAVGLTCAACHTGQLIFKEKRYVIEGGPAVTDLGQLTNALRAALAQTALSAKLPFFDGRFGRFAKRVLGTEYSDLTRVQLSKELDGILGALIDQPAGIDVTEGFTRLDALNRIGNQVFALDPKRYGNYVNLNAPVSYPHIWTSSWFDWVQYDGSIMQPLVRNAGEAMGVSAELNLTAPPKGGRFASSIPFDNLHWIEQQLAGKDLPLVAKAFTGLNAPAWPDSFPAIDKAKAAVGAQLYDKHCSGCHLPALTPDIVHGKAPDAEFWKNFGPIRWRGRDGQEKQTRESVLNVKIIKQSHIGTDPAQGDVLRNRTVDTAGSELARAGQSSPGLGLDIDVCQRKADNTLDTIHLSDHAMQLYALALGAVVQSGIDEWLRSTGTVQAEIEGDRPNCLAAGFGYKARPLNGVWATAPFLHNGSVPTIYDLLSPVAERPQVFLLGEPSFDPVRVGIVTRTVAPEGRTYDSKGYFIIDTSRPANRNTGHEFSNEKHEGVIGPALSPEERNAIIEFLKSI; from the coding sequence ATGTCGACAGTTACCAGCGCAATTCGGCGCCTTTGGTGGCGACGCTTTCTTGTTCTTCTGGCGATCATCGTGGTCATTGCTTTGATCGCAGTCATGACCAGCTCCCAGCTTGGCGCGACAATCGAAGCTCTGACGCCGCCTGGTCTCCCTGAACCGGTTTCCGCGAGCGAGCAGGTTTCGCTCGATCAGGGCTGGAACGCCGAAGACGCCGATCGATTCCATCATAAAGCCCAGGGCACGCAGACCTTACCGATCCCGCTGTCATGGTTTCTCGCCCTGGAAGCGCCGCTGAACTCGCCTTTCGCTATCCCCTTTTTCAAACGAGAACGGTTTTCTGACAACCGCTATTTACTGCGGTTTGGATTCATAGAGTCTGCCGAAAGCGAGAACAATGAGTACGGTTTGCCGATCGGCTTTGCATATTCGCCGTTTCAGTCGATCCGCGGACTTTCGCGTAAGGAGACTGCCGTTGGATTGACCTGTGCCGCGTGCCATACCGGCCAACTGATCTTCAAAGAGAAGCGCTATGTCATTGAAGGCGGCCCCGCCGTGACCGATCTCGGTCAATTGACAAATGCGCTCCGCGCTGCGCTCGCACAGACCGCTTTGTCGGCAAAGCTACCCTTCTTCGACGGTCGCTTCGGGCGGTTCGCGAAGCGCGTTTTAGGAACCGAGTACAGCGATCTTACACGCGTCCAACTGTCCAAGGAGCTCGATGGAATACTTGGTGCTCTGATCGATCAGCCCGCTGGGATCGACGTCACGGAAGGGTTTACCCGCCTCGATGCGCTCAATCGCATCGGCAACCAGGTGTTCGCACTCGACCCCAAGCGCTACGGCAACTACGTCAACCTCAACGCCCCTGTCAGCTACCCGCACATCTGGACATCGTCATGGTTCGATTGGGTGCAGTACGACGGCTCGATTATGCAGCCATTGGTGCGCAATGCCGGCGAGGCGATGGGGGTTTCGGCGGAGCTCAACCTCACCGCCCCGCCCAAGGGGGGACGTTTTGCCAGCAGCATCCCCTTCGATAATCTGCACTGGATCGAACAACAGCTCGCTGGAAAGGACCTGCCGCTGGTGGCGAAAGCCTTCACCGGACTGAATGCGCCAGCCTGGCCCGACAGCTTTCCTGCGATCGACAAAGCCAAGGCCGCCGTGGGAGCCCAACTCTACGACAAACATTGCAGCGGCTGCCATCTTCCAGCGCTGACGCCGGACATCGTGCACGGCAAGGCCCCGGACGCGGAGTTCTGGAAGAACTTCGGCCCTATCCGCTGGCGCGGTCGCGATGGGCAGGAGAAGCAGACGAGGGAATCCGTACTCAACGTCAAGATCATCAAGCAAAGCCATATCGGCACCGATCCGGCCCAGGGCGACGTGCTGCGCAATCGCACCGTGGACACCGCCGGCAGCGAACTGGCCAGGGCGGGCCAGAGCAGCCCAGGGCTCGGCCTCGACATCGATGTCTGCCAACGGAAGGCTGACAACACGCTGGATACGATCCACCTCTCGGACCATGCGATGCAACTCTACGCGCTTGCGCTCGGCGCCGTGGTCCAATCCGGCATCGACGAATGGCTTCGGTCGACCGGGACGGTCCAAGCGGAGATCGAAGGCGATCGGCCGAACTGTCTAGCGGCAGGTTTCGGCTATAAGGCGCGTCCGCTGAACGGCGTATGGGCGACTGCGCCGTTCCTGCACAACGGCTCGGTGCCGACGATCTACGATCTGCTCAGCCCGGTTGCGGAGCGCCCACAAGTCTTCCTGCTCGGTGAGCCCAGCTTCGATCCTGTCCGCGTCGGTATCGTGACACGGACGGTCGCTCCTGAAGGCAGGACCTACGACAGCAAGGGCTACTTCATCATCGATACGTCGAGGCCCGCCAATCGCAATACCGGCCACGAATTCTCGAACGAGAAGCATGAGGGCGTCATTGGCCCTGCGCTGTCTCCGGAGGAGCGCAACGCAATCATCGAGTTCCTCAAGTCGATCTGA